Proteins encoded together in one Zonotrichia leucophrys gambelii isolate GWCS_2022_RI chromosome 1, RI_Zleu_2.0, whole genome shotgun sequence window:
- the CCNA1 gene encoding cyclin-A1, with protein MHRIGEKSRAGRRESCPAVLRSSSGRAVLGVLTENGQLQQRPGGQGTAIKRFSSFESTITSSRKDEVPNCIISAAPKQGFAIYIDNSEDKENYSCQVSEELELSHCELDTSAMTSTIHRLLDLSSGSPMVVDTSFQSQPEDHMEDVVTLAVGEYAEDIHQYLREAEVRFRPKPYYMKKQPDITTGMRAILVDWLVEVGEEYKLRTETLYLAVNFLDRFLSCMSVLRGKLQLVGTAAILLAAKYEEIYPPDVDEFVYITDDTYTKKQLLRMEHLLLKVLGFDLTAPTINQFLLQYIQRRGICMRTENFARYLAELSLLQVDPLLKYLPSQIAAAAYCLANYTVNRSFWPETLAAFTGYSLSEIAPCLTDLHKACLDASHCQLQAIKQKYKHPKYLQVSLLELPAVLPLR; from the exons ATGCATCGCATCGGAGAGAAGAGCCGTGCGGGGCGGCGGGAGTCCTGCCCCGCCGTCCTCCGCAGCAGCAGCGGCCGGGccgtgctgggggtgctgacgGAGAacgggcagctgcagcagcggCCCGGCGGCCAG GGTACTGCTATCAAGCGCTTCTCTAGCTTTGAAAGCACCATCACTTCATCTAGAAAAGATGAAGTGCCCAACTGCATCATCAGTGCTGCACCAAAGCAAGGTTTTGCTATCTACATAGATAACTcagaagataaagaaaactaCAGCTGCCAAGTGTCTGAAGAGCTGGAGTTAAGCCACTGTGAGCTGGATACCAGTGCAATGACATCCACTATTCACCGGCTGTTGGATCTGAGTTCAG GCTCTCCTATGGTAGTGGACACATCCTTCCAATCCCAGCCAGAGGATCACATGGAAGATGTTGTAACTCTGGCTGTGGGAGAGTATGCAGAAGACATTCATCAGTACCTCCGAGAGGCAGAA GTAAGATTTAGGCCCAAGCCCTACTACATGAAGAAGCAGCCAGATATCACAACAGGAATGCGTGCTATCCTGGTAGACTGGCTGGTGGAAGTAGGGGAAGAGTATAAACTCCGGACAGAGACTTTGTACTTGGCAGTCAACTTCCTGGAcagatttctttcctgcatGTCTGTTCTCAGAGGGAAGTTACAGCTTGTAGGAACAGCGGCAATTCTTCTGGCTGC GAAGTATGAAGAGATCTACCCACCAGATGTGGATGAATTTGTCTATATAACAGATGATACCTACACAAAGAAGCAGCTGCTAAGAATGGAACACTTGCTTCTCAAAGTGCTGGGTTTTGACCTAACAGCCCCAACCATCAACCAGTTCCTCCTTCAGTATATTCAAAGGCGTGGAATCTGTATGAGGACAGAGAACTTTGCAAGG TATCTTGCAGAGCTGAGTCTCCTTCAAGTTGATCCTCTTCTGAAGTACCTTCCTTCACAAATTGCTGCAGCAGCCTACTGTTTAGCAAACTATACAGTGAACAGATCTTTCTGG CCAGAAACACTTGCTGCATTTACTGGATATTCCTTAAGTGAGATAGCGCCTTGCCTGACTGACCTGCACAAAGCATGCCTTGATGCATCCCATTGCCAGCTGCAAGCTATTAAGCAGAAGTATAAGCACCCAAA